Proteins from one Panicum virgatum strain AP13 chromosome 7K, P.virgatum_v5, whole genome shotgun sequence genomic window:
- the LOC120640957 gene encoding RING-H2 finger protein ATL74-like, with translation ERERERERERERERERERESCTCRILKKTGFVLKKDMEYPRRTLLHTPFSGHPSGSSQPVDGASATDGGFLGSNFDANVVMILAVLLWALICALGLNSIVRCALRCSSRSVVDPVPNPVARLAQSGLKRKAIRAMPILVYSAGLKLNAANPMCAICLSDFESGEHVRVLPMCNHGFHVRCIDRWLLARSTCPTCRQSLFGAPEKASGCSESSRVEPVPARSVLVPLRPEGLVTPYDF, from the coding sequence gagagagagagagagagagagagagagagagagagagagagagagagagagagagagagttgcaCTTGCAGGATTCTGAAGAAAACGGGGTTTGTGCTCAAgaaggacatggagtacccaagAAGGACACTACTGCACACTCCATTCTCCGGGCATCCCTCTGGTTCGAGCCAGCCAGTTGATGGAGCCTCCGCCACAGATGGTGGCTTTCTTGGAAGCAACTTCGACGCAAACGTCGTCATGATCCTGGCTGTTCTTCTCTGGGCACTGATCTGTGCGCTCGGGCTCAACTCGATAGTCCGGTGTGCGCTGCGGTGCTCGAGCCGATCAGTTGTTGATCCCGTGCCGAACCCGGTGGCACGTTTGGCTCAGAGCGGGCTGAAGAGGAAGGCCATCCGAGCCATGCCGATCCTGGTCTACTCTGCGGGGCTGAAGCTCAATGCTGCCAACCCGATGTGCGCGATCTGCCTCTCTGACTTTGAGTCTGGAGAGCATGTCAGGGTCCTCCCCATGTGCAACCATGGGTTCCATGTCAGGTGCATCGACCGATGGCTCTTGGCGCGGTCGACGTGCCCGACATGCCGGCAGTCCCTGTTTGGAGCTCCGGAGAAGGCCTCTGGCTGCTCTGAGTCGAGCCGGGTCGAGCCTGTGCCTGCCCGCTCCGTCCTCGTGCCACTCAGACCTGAAGGTTTGGTCACTCCATATGATTTTTAG
- the LOC120640961 gene encoding histone H3.2: MARTKQTARKSTGGKAPRKQLATKAARKSAPATGGVKKPHRFRPGTVALREIRKYQKSTELLIRKLPFQRLVREIAQDFKTDLRFQSSAVAALQEAAEAYLVGLFEDTNLCAIHAKRVTIMPKDIQLARRIRGERA; encoded by the coding sequence ATGGCCCGCACGAAGCAGACGGCGCGCAAGTCGACCGGCGGCAAGGCGCCGAGGAAGCAGCTGGCCACCAAGGCCGCGCGCAAGtcggcgccggccaccggcggcgtGAAGAAGCCGCACCGCTTCCGCCCCGGCACCGTCGCGCTCCGGGAGATCCGCAAGTACCAGAAGAGCACGGAGCTGCTCATCCGGAAGCTCCCCTTCCAGCGCCTCGTCCGGGAGATCGCGCAGGACTTCAAGACGGACCTCCGGTTCCagtcctccgccgtcgccgcgctgcaGGAGGCCGCGGAGGCGTACCTGGTGGGGCTCTTCGAGGACACCAACCTGTGCGCCATCCACGCCAAGCGCGTCACCATCATGCCCAAGGACATCCAGCTCGCGCGCCGCATCAGGGGCGAGAGGGCCTGA